CTGTCCTCGTCCATCTCAGTCGTGCTGGAGCAAAAGTAAGAGCAGGAAAAGATGATGTGTTTATCTGGATCCAGTCCTCTAAAAAGATCCTGCAGTCCTTCTACATACAAAGGATAATCGCATACGCAAAGTTGAACATGTTTGATGATGATTTCAGGTGCAGATGTTTGCTCCAGATGCAGATCAGATGCATGTTGTGAATCACTGTGAGGGGAAACctacagaggagaagagaaacGTCCTGCAGGAAAGTGCTCGGATCGCCAGAGGTGACGTCACTGATCTGGAACAGCTGGATGTGTCAGCGTTTGATGCTGCCATCATCCCAGGTGAGACCGAGTTTGCCACAAATGAGCACCACAGAGTGAAACGGTTGACATTCCTTCACCTCCAGATTCTAAATGAGTCCTGTTGCGTTCATTCAGGGGGCTTCGGTGTGGCTAAGAACCTGAGTGACTGGGCGGTGAAGAACAAGGACTGCACCATCCTGCCACATCTGGAGAAGCTCATCAGGGATTTCCACAAAGCTGGGAAGCCGCTGGGCATGTGCTGCATCTCCCCCATCCTGGCTGCTAAAGTCCTGCCTGGCTGTGAGCTCACCGTGGGCCAGGACAAAGAGTGTGAAAAGTGGGTGAAGAAGGTTTTATAATCATGACATATTTATGGATGTTTGAAGAATTCGGTCTCAGTGTGAACTTCTTTGCATCTTCAGGTGGCCGTATGCTCAGACAGCAGGTGTTGTGAAGGAGATGGGCTGCAAACACGTCAACAAAGATGTGCAGGAAGCTCACGTTGACATCAAAAACAAGCTGGTCACCACCTGTGCCTTCATGTGCAACGCTCCCGTTCATAAAGTCTTTGATGGAGTTGGCGTCATGGTTAAAGAAACTCTGAAACTGGCCTAACAAGAGCTTTTTGATATAGtagatgtttgttgttttttactctAAAAAGATTAGTTTTTCTGTCCAAATAATATCAGGTTGGTATACTTTGGTCTGATGTCTTTGGGTTTTCAATAAAGGCTCCTTTTCAAATTCtaattttgcattcattttttgtttagaGTTGTGAAACTATGGTAATCAGtaataaactatttaaaaagTCAGATGCTGTGTGATGGTGTTCGGACATGTAGTGTACATTATACTGTTTGAACCTATGGAAGACACTGATTGGATCATTAAATATCTCTTAAGCTGGgaaaacattcaggaaaaagTAGGAAAAAAACTACAGTCAATGCCTTGGATGCTCCAAAATGATCAAGAGTGAAGAACTTTCACTCACCTTCCTTGcagatgattttgtgtctgtccTTTATGCGCACATTGCTTAAGATCTGCCCACAGAATCCAGTGATGTTCACATCAGTGAACTCTGAAGGCTGCTCTAGAAGCTGCACTTTTCAGTCCTTCAGGTGCTCTTTGTAAAGAGTGAAATATGATTTTGGTCATTGTCTTAGAACTATCCTCTTTCTTGAATCCCAGCATGATGTTTTCCTTCAGAACTTGCCAGTATTTCATGGAATCCATTCTTCTCTTCTCCATGTAATGTTTCCAGTGTGTCTGGCTGCGATGCAACAAAAGTAAAACATCTCCACCACCACAGTATTTTGCTCTCCAAACACACCTTCAGTGGTTATTATTCGTTTCCAAATAATGACTGTAGGTTTCTAGACGTTGCTTGGCATAGTTCAGATGTGAATTTTTGTAATGATGCTCCAGGTAAGTCTTCTGACTCATGAAGTTTCCATGTAGACCATCACTGCTGCTGTGGCAGCTACATCTTCCTACAgcttatttgcagttttgtttttctgccctGCAGATGAGCAGGTTTATCTAAAAGTTGTCTTGGTTTTTGACTTTCACAACTTTGACTTTTGACGTGGTTTTCTCTTTTGACTGACTATATCTGTGATAGTGGAAATtgcattttgatttattttatttgcagtcATTCTCTTCTTTGCAGCATCAGTAGCATGATATTTACATCCTCAGTTAGTTCCTTAGAGGATCCCATGATTGTTGAGTGAAATCACAAAGCTTGAAAGAtaatcaaagaacaaaataaggCAGCAGTTATTGATGTCAGGATATGATATAGTTTACAAGTCTGGTAGAGTCAGTAAagattttacagtttcctgCTTCATGATGTTGTCAAAcctgacaataataataataataataataataatacctttaatttataatgcactttacatataaaatctctGACAGGCTGCAGAAGCCACAGttgctgtttatgtttttaataatgAGTAACAGTCATTCgcatttaaagaaaactttgttTCTAATGTCTTTTGTGGGAGTTTAATCTGCTTCATgttaaaaatagacataaaaaagatttttttcttttagagaTACACAGACTTCTTGCATGAAATTGTATGTAAAGTAAAAACCAAATCTTTGCTTGGTCTAATGTTCAAGTAGTTTAAACGACTAATTCTGGAACAGCATTGGTTGTTATTTTGCTTGTACCACTGGAAAAGTTGAAATAATTTCAgctcagaaactgtaaaatatcagcATCAATCACTGTATGTCCATCAACACGTGCAGTTGTTGCTTCTGCTATTGCTTTGACTCTGAGTCCAGGAACATGGGTCTTAGTCACATGTTCAGGAAGGAATATAAATCTGAAATCCTCTTTTAGGATTTTATTGAACCTCGGAGCAGCAAAACATTTCAATTGTCAGTAATATTTCCTATCTTATAATACAGTGTTCTacattttagcagttttttttccgtAAATATGCAAAAAGACTTGAAGTGGAACAGTGCATTGGATAATAAATTAGATATTTATAGTTTGAATTTATGACAGTGTGGTGAACCATGAATCTAGAACAGATGAGTGCACATCAAATGAATAAACTGTTTGTCTTGACTTCAAAGAAAAGAGGCATTTGGTGGTTACTGATGaggaataaatgttttttttcataacacAATACTCAAGTCCCTAATATGATGTAAAATTTACGTAAACAAACACTGTaatttgctgctgtttgtgtcatttctgttacatttatttaaggCTTCACAACAAGTTACAGCAGTATGTGTCACAATAATATATTACATTAAGAAAACGCTGTTAATTTATGACTGATTCACAGTTGAGACGTCAATACAGCACAGCACAGTTATTCTGTTGGTcataaatatacagaaaacaTTTGTTCTCATTATAAACTATATTCCTGAtagtattattttatatatacaatatTCTATTCCTGTTAAGTGTAAAAAGCAACTTAGATTCAAGCAGGAAGACTCCAGTAAATATTCATGTGCGTTTGTTGGAGAAATGGTTGAACTGGTCGGTTCCAGAGACCAACACTGTTGCATGAAATTTCCTTGGACGGTCAGGATCCTgagagcaaaacaacaacaacaataaatgcTCAATGCATAGTTCATGTGTGATACTCTGTGTTTGTCTCACCTGTGTGGGGGAGGCACAGGTGGGGACATATCGGATGACGAAGCCACAGCGCCTCCTCTCAGATGTGTTGGCATCACTTGCATGGACCAGGAGTCCATCATGAATCTGTTGAAAACAATTTGCACAAGTCACTCAGTCTGTATTGTCTTCAGACCAGTTTCCAGCCGTATAGCTTTAACATGAAGACAGACTCACAGACATCTGTCCAGCTGCCAGAGGACAGAGCACAGCGTCCTCCACCTGCACCAGCTCCTCTGGGATCTCCTGGTTGACCGACAGCATGTTTCCAGGACGGACGGCTGGACGATGGAGCAACATGCCGGAGCAGTGGCTGCCTACAGAGTGCAGCGATATGAGGCAAGGTTTGAGTCCACAAAGCACATTTTACAGCCAGTTTTATTTAGTTCTCATATACGTCAAAGCAGTACACATCATAGTTTTTGGTAGG
This DNA window, taken from Amphiprion ocellaris isolate individual 3 ecotype Okinawa chromosome 11, ASM2253959v1, whole genome shotgun sequence, encodes the following:
- the si:ch211-153b23.5 gene encoding glutamine amidotransferase-like class 1 domain-containing protein 3, mitochondrial, giving the protein MVKRVAVVLSGCGVYDGTEIHEASAVLVHLSRAGAKVQMFAPDADQMHVVNHCEGKPTEEKRNVLQESARIARGDVTDLEQLDVSAFDAAIIPGGFGVAKNLSDWAVKNKDCTILPHLEKLIRDFHKAGKPLGMCCISPILAAKVLPGCELTVGQDKECEKWPYAQTAGVVKEMGCKHVNKDVQEAHVDIKNKLVTTCAFMCNAPVHKVFDGVGVMVKETLKLA